The DNA sequence AAGGGCAGGGTTGATTGGTTTTTTAACCTTTCTGAGCCGTATTACCGGGCTTCTTCGGGATTCGGTGGTGGCCTATTTTTTTGGGGCCTCCGCCGCCGCAGATGCTTTCTACATGTCTTTTACCATTCCCAACCTTTTGCGTCGGTTTGTGGCGGAGGGCGCGCTCACCATCTCTTTTATTCCCATTTTTACGCAGGAACTCAAAAAATCACGCGAAGAGGCAAAAATACTTTCGGATCAGGCTTTCTCCTATCTCTCGGTTATACTCGTTTTTATTACCGTAGCGGGCATCACTTTTTCTCCAACCATCCTGAAGTTGATGGCCGCGGGGTTTGAGGAATCGCCCGAGAAATTTGCCTTGGCCATTTATCTAACACGGCTCTGCTTTCCTTATATTATTTTTGTCAGTTTGAGTGCGTTGGTGATGGGCGTTTTAAACAGCCTCAAACATTTTGGATCATCTGCGGCGGCTCCCATTTGTCTTAATCTTGGATTGATTGGTGGGGCCATGATTTCTCCGTGGTTCAATCCCCCTGCAGTGGGCTTGGCGGTTGGTATTCTGGTCGGAGGTTTTTTTCAGCTTCTCATTCAGGTTCCGGAATTAAGACGATTGGGTTTTTTTCCGAAAATCAATTTTCAAGTTCATCCCGAGTTGAAAGCACTGCTGGGTTTGATGCTTCCAGCCGCTTATGGCGCGGCCGTTTATCAGGTCAATGTGATTGTAATGCGGCTTTTTTCTTCCTATCTGCCGACCGGCGCTGTCTCTTATTTATGGTATGCCAGCCGTCTCTTTGAATTTCCCATGGGAGTTTTCGCGATTGCGCTGGCTACGGCCATTCAGCCAACTCTTTCCGAATTCGCGGCGGAAAAAGATTGGGAAAAATTTAAAGATACACTCAATTACGGCATGCGCCTTAATTTCCTCATCACGATTCCGGCGATGGTGGGGCTTATCCTTTTGTCTCATCCGATCATCCGCATCTTGTTGCAGAGGGGGGAGTTTGATCCTTTCGCGGCAAAAGCCACCGCTGAAGCGATGGTTTGTTTTTCATTGGGACTTCCATTTTTGGGATTGGTGCGCATTATTGTTCCTGCTTTTTATTCGCTCAAAGATTCGAAGCGTCCGGTTTTGTTTGCAACGCTTGCCGTTGCCACCAATTTGGGACTTGCATGGTGGTGGGTGAAGCCCCTTGCCCATAACGGTTTGGCCCTCGCCTTAAGCGTTTCTTCTTTTGTGAATGCGGTGGGACTGGTTACCTATCTGCGCTGGAAATTGGGACGACTGGAATTTAAAAAGATGGGACGGCTTTGGTTGCAAGTTTGTACGGCTTCGCTTGCCATGGGAATTGTTCTCTGGTTGCCGCAAAAACAGGGTTGGTGGCTGTCTGCAAAAATTTCAATCTGGTTTCAAGGGTTGGAATTGTTCCTCTCTTTATTTCTGGGCATTGTGGTTTTCTTCTGCGTGGCAAAACTTCTGGGTTGTGCCGAAGCGCATCAAGCCTACCTGATTATCAAACGCAAATTCACCCGTAACGGTGCCGTTGCCGGGGTCATGGAGTAGGGCGTCAAAATTCCGCCTTCCAAAATGATAAAAAGGGTTAAGAAACACCCTTTGGGCATTTCTAAAATCCGGCATTTGTCATTCCGGCGAGAACTAGAATCCAGTTTTTTCAAGAGGTTATGTATGTTGGGACATTTTTTTTGATTTTTGGACTTTGGCATTACGCTTGCACATTACCTGCTTGGAAGTTTTATCAGGAGGTGCCATGAAAAAAATTTTATTCCTCTCGCTGATCCTAATGGTGGGATTGGTGATGAGCGACAGTGTCTTAGCACAAATATTTCCACAGAAAGGAAATGTCTGTTCAGATATTTCAAAATGTCCCAACATACAAACTTTGATGGAGGCCGCGAAAAAACCCGGTCCGGCGGGCCCTGCCGGTCCACAAGGTCCGGCGGGTCTAAAAGGTGACAAGGGTGATGCGGGTGCCATGGGCGCTGTTGGTCCTGCCGGCCCCAAGGGACCTAAAGGTGATACGGGTGCCATCGGTCCCGCGGGTCCAGCCAGCTGTCAAGGTGCCGGTTGTCTCACAGATAATATTTATTTTGTAACAAGAGATTTCACGGGGTCGTGTAAAACATATACTATTCCACAGTGTTTTATTACCTCTAGCAACTGGCATCCTCTAGAGTGCCAACCAGGGGATACTGCAATAGAAGAAGTAGGGAAGCGATACGAAAGACAGGGATGGATAAAAAATGAAGATGGAACAAAAAGATATGTGCGTGTTGGCTGGGGTGACTCCTTCGCTTCAGCGTTTAATGGTCCTCCCGATATTCCAGATATGTTAGGGGTCACCATTCAAATACAGAAAATTTGCGTTCGACATCCATAAAACAGTCTGCAAGCGTCCTTATGAACTACCACATAGTGCCATGCACTATAGGGTGGTCACCTACATCTTAAGCCGCTTTTTTATAAATTTCCTTGCCGGTTTTGCTGATTTCTTCCCAGAAAATGCTATCGTCTCCATTTGCCGCGATTTCTTCGGGTGTATAACCAAGGACTTCCAAAGGTGCATCAACATTTATTGTTGCTCTGGAAAGCATTTGCAGGCGTTCGATGGGAGCCCATTTTGCAAGATCGCTGGAAATAACCACAAGATCAACATCGCTAAAAGCTCTGGCCGTCCCTTTGGCATAAGAGCCATAAAGAATTACTTGTTCGGTAATGACGCCATTTTTTTTTCAGCTCATCAACATAATGCCGAACAACTGCTTTTATTTGAGATAAACTGATTTT is a window from the Deltaproteobacteria bacterium genome containing:
- a CDS encoding collagen-like protein; this encodes MKKILFLSLILMVGLVMSDSVLAQIFPQKGNVCSDISKCPNIQTLMEAAKKPGPAGPAGPQGPAGLKGDKGDAGAMGAVGPAGPKGPKGDTGAIGPAGPASCQGAGCLTDNIYFVTRDFTGSCKTYTIPQCFITSSNWHPLECQPGDTAIEEVGKRYERQGWIKNEDGTKRYVRVGWGDSFASAFNGPPDIPDMLGVTIQIQKICVRHP
- the murJ gene encoding murein biosynthesis integral membrane protein MurJ, which codes for MSEKANVTKRAGLIGFLTFLSRITGLLRDSVVAYFFGASAAADAFYMSFTIPNLLRRFVAEGALTISFIPIFTQELKKSREEAKILSDQAFSYLSVILVFITVAGITFSPTILKLMAAGFEESPEKFALAIYLTRLCFPYIIFVSLSALVMGVLNSLKHFGSSAAAPICLNLGLIGGAMISPWFNPPAVGLAVGILVGGFFQLLIQVPELRRLGFFPKINFQVHPELKALLGLMLPAAYGAAVYQVNVIVMRLFSSYLPTGAVSYLWYASRLFEFPMGVFAIALATAIQPTLSEFAAEKDWEKFKDTLNYGMRLNFLITIPAMVGLILLSHPIIRILLQRGEFDPFAAKATAEAMVCFSLGLPFLGLVRIIVPAFYSLKDSKRPVLFATLAVATNLGLAWWWVKPLAHNGLALALSVSSFVNAVGLVTYLRWKLGRLEFKKMGRLWLQVCTASLAMGIVLWLPQKQGWWLSAKISIWFQGLELFLSLFLGIVVFFCVAKLLGCAEAHQAYLIIKRKFTRNGAVAGVME
- a CDS encoding nucleotidyltransferase domain-containing protein; translation: MTEQVILYGSYAKGTARAFSDVDLVVISSDLAKWAPIERLQMLSRATINVDAPLEVLGYTPEEIAANGDDSIFWEEISKTGKEIYKKAA